From the genome of Ralstonia insidiosa:
TCACGAGAAGAACCCAGCGACTGGGGCCTGACCGACCTCAACGAACTTTGGATACACGGCGACTGACCTGTAGCCCCCTCCTCCAGCGTTGCCTCGTATGGCTCATGCTGGGCTGGCTGACGTGCAGCGCGCCCGCCGCGATGGCAGCAGACGCACCGCTGCGCATCGGCTCCAAGCGCTTCACCGAGTCGTACGTGCTGGGCGAAATCCTCACGCAGACCGCCGCCCAGCGCGGCCCAGCCGAACACGTACCGGGCCTGGGCAATACCGCCATCGTCTTCGCCGCGCTTCAGAACGGCAGCATTGACGCCTACCCCGACTACCTCGGCACCATCGCCGCTGAAATCCTTCACCTGCCGCAGGCACAAGCGGCCAACCCAGATCAGGCCGCGCTGCTGGCCGACGTGAACCGCGCACTTGCCCCCATGGGCCTGGCTGCGGGCGTACCGCTCGGCTTTGAAGACACCTACGCGCTTGCCATGCGCGAGGCCGACGCCGAACGCGAGCACATCCGCACCCTTGCCGATCTGGCGACGCACCCGGCGCTGCGCCTCGGCCTGTCGCACGAATTTCTCGGCCGCGCCGACGGCTGGCCGGCCGTCGCTACACGCTACGCGCTGCCGCAACGTCCAACCGGTCTCGACCATGGCGTTGCCTACGACGCGCTGCGTGCCAGGCAGGTCGACGTGATCGACATCTACTCCACCGATGCCAAGATCCGCCGCGAGCATCTGCGTGTGCTCGACGACACCGCACACGTCTTCCCGCGCTACGACGCGGTGTTGCTCTACCGCGCCGACGTCGCGCAGAAACACGCCGCGCAATGGCAGGCCATCACCGCACTCACCGGCCGCATCCAGCGCGACGACATGGTGGCGATGAACGCAGCGGTCGAGCTGGAAAGCCAATCGTTCGCGCAGGTCGCGCGCCAGTTCCTCGCCGGGCAGCACAATGCGCCCGCCGCCACGCCAGCCCGCGCGTTCTTCGCACAACTGACCGACAGCCTGGGGCGATTGACGCAACGGCACCTGATGCTGGTCGGCATCTCAACAGGCGTTGCGGTACTGCTTGGTGTGCCACTGGGTCTGGCTGCCGCACGACGGCGGATCAAGCAGCCGATCCTCGCGGTGGTGGGCGTACTGCAGACGATTCCCTCGCTGGCGCTGCTGGCCATGCTGATCCCCATCGTGGGGTCGATCGGCGTGGTGCCGGCGCTGATCGCGTTGGCGCTGTATGCGCTGCTGCCCATCGTGCGCAACACCATCGTCGGCCTGGAACAGGTGCCGGATGGCCTGCGCGATGCGGCACTGGCGCTTGGTTTCACACCCGCGCAGCGCACGCGCGTGGTCGATTTGCCGCTGGCGCTGCCCGTCATCCTGGCGGGCATCAAGACGGCTGCCGTCATCAGCGTGGGCACGGCGACCATCGCTGCATTCATCGGCGCAGGCGGTTATGGCGAACGCATTGCCACCGGGCTGGCGCTCAACGACAGCGCAACGTTGCTTGCAGGCGCCATCCCGGCTGCCGTCCTGGCGTTGCTCGTACAGGGCGTGTTCGAGGTCATTGAATGGCAACTGCGCCAGCGGGGAAGCAACACCCCCAATCGGTAGCAAGCGCGCGCGCAGGCGTTCCATTACCATGCGCGGACCATTCGAACACCCTCCTCCCCGCTCATGTCCACGCTTTCGCTCTCCACCGCCCTGCTCGTTGCAGCGGCCGGCGTCTATGCCGGTGCGCAAAATGCCATTGCCGGCGGTGGATCGTTCATCACGTTTCCGGCGTTGCTGCTGGCGGGGCTCAACCCGCTAGCGGCCAACATGACCTCGACGATCGCGCTGTTCCCGAGCCAGATCACCACGTCGGTGGCCGGGCGCAAACTGGCCGGCGGCGTGGATGCCGGCGCGCATCACCTCTCGCTCAAGCAGTTGATCGTCATCAGCCTGATCGGCGGCGTGCTCGGCGCGCTGTTGCTGCTGGCGACACCGCCGTCGTTCTTCGCCAAGCTGGTGCCGTATCTCGTGCTGTTTGCCACCAGCGTGTTTGCGTGGGGGAGCTTCCGGCGCAAGCCGCTGCATGCCGCCTCCGGCCTGTCGAGCACGACCTTGGCGACGATCCAGTTTGCGATTGCCATCTACGGCGGCTACTTCGGTGGCGGGATCGGGTTTCTGATGCTGGCGGCGCTGACCGTGGCAGGGCAGCAGGTGCGCATGGCCGCGGCCACCAAGAACGTACTCGCCATGACGATGAATGCGTCAGCCGTGGCCGTGTTTGCGTTCTCGCCGCAGGTGAACTGGGCGGCAGTGCTGGCCCTGGGCATTGGCGGCATCGCGGGCGGGTTTGCTGGGGCGTGGCTGTTGCACCGGCTGCCGGAGAAGGTGCTGCGCGGCTTCGTTGTTGTCGTCGGCGTCGTCCTGACTGTTTGGCTGTTCGTGCGCGCCTGATTCTCTGATTGCGTTCTCAGCCAAAGATTGGACTGGGTGGTCCACCTCCCTTTCGTTCCCTGCCGGGACCGACTCACTTTCTTTGTCTTGCCAAAGAAAAGTAAGCAAAGAAAGGCGCGCCCGATGCGGCGACAGACTCCTTGAATTTCCGTGACCGTGCGGGGAAGGAGGCAAACTCGCTGCGCTCAGACAGCCTCCTTCCTTTTTCCGCCCGCTCACAAAAATTCAAGGCGCCGCATAGGGCAGGGAAAGTCAAAGGCAAAAAGACAAACCATCTGGGCACCAGCCAGAACGACAAAGGCCAACCTCGCGACGGTTGGCCTTTTCTTTTGACGTTAGGCCCTTGATGGCGCCTTGGATTTTTGTTGCGGGGAGGAAAAAGGAAGGAGCCTTGTCTGAGCGCAGCGAGTTTGGCTCCTTCCCCTCCCCGCGACAAAAATCCAAGGAGGGGGTCGCCATCTCGGGCGCGCCTTTCTTTTGCTTACTTTTCTTTGGCAAGACAAAGAAAAGTGAGTCAGCCCCGGCAGGGGATGAAACAAGGGATGGACCACCAAAAAAAACAGGGAACGCACCCCAAAGGCCCATTCCCTGCTGCACCAAAAAACTCACACCAAACCAATCAAACGATGCCGGTCGCGTAAAACACGGCAATCACAAAGAACACCGCCAGCGTCTTGATAATCGTGACGCAGAACACATCGCGATACGCCTCGCGATGCGTCAGCCCAGTCACGGCCAGCAGCGTGATAACAGCGCCGTTATGCGGCAGCGTATCCATGCCACCCGAGGCCATCGACGCCACGCGGTGCAGCACCTCCATCGGAATCCCCGTCGCCTGCGCAGCCTGCACAAACTGATCGGCCATCGCAGCCAGCGCAATGCTCATACCGCCCGATGCGGACCCGGTGATACCCGCCAGCGTGCTCACCGTCACGGCTTCGTTGACCAGCGGATTCGGAATCGCACGCAGCCCATCGGCCAGCACCAGGAAGCCCGGCAGCGCAGCGATCACGCCACCGAAACCGTATTCCGAAGCCGTGTTCATCGCGGCCAGCAGCGCGCCGGACACGGCTGCCTTGCTGCCCTCGGCAAAGCGGCCCTTCACGGCACGGAAGCCGAATACCAGCACCACGATGATGCCGATCAGCAGCGCCGCTTCCACAGCCCAGATCGCGGTCAGCTTGTCGGCTTCAACGGTCAGCGGCTTGGGCAGACCCGGCAGCGCAACGGTAACGACCTTGCCGTACCACGTCGGAATCCAGCGCGTGAACAGCAGGTTCATCACGCCCACCAACACCAACGGCGACAGTGCGATCAGCGGGTTTGCCAGCGTGCCGGTCTCGGCCGTTTCCGGCTCGTTCACCAGCTTGGTCAGGCCGTGGTCATAGCCGTGGCCATTGCGCAGCGCCACGCGGCGGCGCCATTCCAGATACGACATGCCCACCACGATGATGAACAGCGCACCGATCGTACCGAGCCACGGCGCGGCCCACGAGGTGGTGTGGAAGAACGTGGTCGGGATGATGTTCTGGATCTGCGGCGTACCCGGCAGCGAATCCATCGTGAACGAGAACGCACCCAGCGCGATCGTGCCCGGAATCAGGCGCTTGGGGATGTTGCCCTGGCGGAACATCTCCGCCGCAAACGGGTACACCGCAAACACCACCACGAACAGCGACACGCCGCCATACGTCAGCAGCGCGCACACCAGCACGATGGAGAGCATCGCCCGCTTGGCGCCCACCACGCGAATGACCGACGCCACGATCGCGCGCGAAAAGCCTGACAGCTCGATCACCTTGCCGAACACGGCACCGAGCAGGAACACCGGGAAATACAGTTTGACGAAGCCGACCATCTTCTCCATGAAGATGCCGGAGAACACCGGCGCCACGGCAGATGGATCGGTCAGGAGCACCGCGCCCAGGGCAGCCAGCGGTGCAAACAGGATGACGCTGTAGCCGCGATACGCGGCGAACATCAGAAATGCCAGCGCAGCCAGCACGATGATGACGGACATCGACAATCTCCTCACTTTCTTCTTTTAAGAGCGATGGATTGTATGTCGCGATGCAGCAGATTCCGTTACGCAATCACGCGTATTGAACTGGCGGCAGAACTGACGTTCAGCCGCGCCAGACGTGCGCTTTCGTCATGTGGATGACAGATCAATGACGGTGGCCCCAACCACCGCGTCCGCCCCAGCCCCGGCCTCCCCAGCCGCGATGGCAGCCCCAGCACCCACCGCCGCCGATCCACACGCTGCCGAAAACCGGCGCCGGATAGTAAGCCGGGCCATAGTAGTAATAAGGGTCGTACGGATAGGACGGATAGTAGGGATACGCAGCCACCGGCGCGGGCGCAACCGCGACGGGAGCGATCGGGTTGCCATAGGCGTCGTAGTACGGCGCGACCACGCAGCCCCCCAGCAAGACGACCGCACAGGCGGCGAGCGCGCCCGCCAGGATGGCCGCAAGACGACGGCCGCGTTGCGGTGTCGGGTTCATGATGTGCTCCGTTGGATGCATGTGCATATGCGTTCGACAGTGTTTGGCCAGTTCAATTCCAAGGACTTCGGATACGACCGCAGCCAATCGTTGCCGGATCACTTACCATGACCGCTTCGCCGCCCGCGCTGGGGAGAGATCGGGGCAGGCGATGCCCATAAAACACTGGAGGACACATCCATGCAAGCCACCGAAGCCACGATAGCGCCCACCCAGGGCGATCGTGCACCGGCCCCGGCCATCTCTGCAGCCACTCGACGCAAAGCCATCATCGCCGCCACCATCGGCAACGGCCTCGAGTGGTTCGACTTCACGGTCTACAGCTTTTTTGCGGTCATCATCGCCAAGCTGTTCTTCCCCACCGGCAACGACTTCACCTCGTTCATGCTGACGGTCGCCACGTTCGGCGTAGGGTTCTTCATGCGCCCGGTCGGCGCCGTCGTGCTCGGCGTCTATGCCGACCGCGTGGGCCGCAAGGCTGCGCTCACGCTCACCATCATGCTGATGGCGATTGGCACGGCCATCATCGGACTGGCGCCGACGTATTCGCAGATTGGCATCGGCGCACCGATCCTGATCGTGATCGCGCGGCTGATCCAGGGCTTTTCGGCCGGCGGTGAAGTCGGCGGTGCTACGGCCTTCCTGATCGAGTACTCGCCGGACGAGCGCCGCGGCTACTTCGCCAGCTGGCAGCAGGCGAGCCAGGGCATCTCGTTCATCCTCGGCGCGGCCATGGGTGCAATCGTCACCAACGGCCTGTCGCCCGAACAGATCGATGCCTGGGGCTGGCGCATTCCGTTCCTGTTCGGTCTGCTGATCGGCCCGGTCGGCATGTACATCCGCTCGCACTTGCATGAGCCCCCCGCGTTCGAAGCGCAGAAGGCGAAGGCCGCGAAGGAATCGCGGCTCGCGCCACTGTCGCAGGTGCTGCGCGATCATCCGCGCGAAGTGCTCGGCGGCCTGGGCGTGACCATCCTGTGGACGGTCTGCACGTACACGCTGGTGTTCTACATGCCGACGTATGCCAAGCAGCAGCTTGGCCTGCCGCTGGGCGCAACGTTCCAGTCGACGGCACTGTGCGGCGCGATCATCTTCGTGCTGTGCCCGATCATGGGCACGTTGTCGGATCGCATCGGCCGCAAGCGCATGCTGGGCACGGTGGCGCTCGTCATTGCCGCCGCAGCGTATCCGCTCTTCCACTGGCTGAACGTCAACCCGACCGTGCAGACGCTGCTGCAGGTGCAGGTGATCCTGGGTGTGCTGCTGGCGGCGTTTACCGGCCCCGCGCCGGCGGTGCTAGCCGAGCAGTTCCCGACGGCGGTGCGCTCCACGGGCCTGTCCATTTCGTACAACCTGGCGGTGACGATCTTCGGCGGCTTTGCTCCGCTGATCGTGACGTGGCTGATTGCCAGCACCGGCAGCAAGCTGGCGCCGTCGTATTACGTGATGGTCGCGGCCATCATCAGCGTGTTTGCGCTGTCGCTGATGCACGATCGCACAGGCAAGCCGATCGAGAAGTAACCGCTTGAAATCAACCAGGCGAGAACGGCCGGTGGCTCAACCCACCGGCCGTTCGTCTTTTGCGGCCAGCAGCGCGGCGTTCTCCAGCACACGCACACCGGGCGCATCCACGCGTGCCGCGCTCACCAACGCTGCCGCCACCGATTCCGCCGGCACGGGTCGCCACGCAATCGGCACCATCCATCCGATTGCGTGCGACAGATTTTGTGCAACGCGTTCGCCGAAGCGGAATTCACTGCGCTTGCCGAGCAGCAGCGACGGCCGCACGATCGTGACCGATGGAAAGCCGATCGACAGGATGTCTGCTTCCACCTCGCCCTTGCAGCGATTGTAAAAAACACCCGAACGCGCATCGGCGCCCAGCGCGCTTACCAGCAGGAAATGATGCGCCCCGGCCGCGAACGCGCGCCGCGCCAGTTCCGCCGGATATTCGACATCAACGCGCCGGAATGCCGCCTGCGATCCAGCCTGGCGAATGGTCGTGCCCAGCGCGCAAATAACGATATCTGCAGCCAGGGCGGTGTGTGCTTCGGGGGCGTCCAGCCGATCGAAATCGACCACGCGCTCGCGCAGTCTGCCGGGCATCGCCTGCCCTGCCGTCAGCGCCCCTTGCCGGCGTACCAGCGCTGTCACGCTGCCGACCCAAGTCTGGGCGACCAGGCGGCGCACCACCGCGCTGCCCACCAATCCATTGGCACCGGCCACCAGCACGGCCGGTCCGCGTGGCTGTTCGGCGGCATCGCCATCGCCCGCGAAGCCTTGTGCGACAGGCGTTTGCGAACTCGACATGATGTTCTCCATGAGGTTGGCATTGGCTGCAAGTACACAGTGTAGGGCGGCTTTCGCGCCGGTTTCCGGCACCGGGCCTGCGCGCTTTCGGTGCATTTCGGGTGCGGGCAACGCTGATGGAAATGCAAACAAACCCTGTTGATATCAGGTGTTTCCCGGATGCCCGGCCCGCAAACGTAGACAGGACAAGTGTCGGTTGCGAGCAACGGCCCGCAAAGCCTTGCAGGGAGGGGATGTGCAACCCTTCGCAACGGTGATATAAAACGGGTCGCAGTACAACGCTGTCCAACAAACCTGATGTGGGGAACTGACATGACGACCAAATCCGAACTCGTAGCCGCCATTGCAAAAGACGCAGAACTGAGCAACGCCGCCGCCGAGCGCGCGCTGAACTCCGCGCTGGAAAACATCAAGAAGACCGTCGCCAAGGGCGGCACCATCACGCTGGTTGGCTTCGGTTCGTTCTCGTCGGGCAAGCGTGCTGCACGCACCGGCCGCAACCCGCGCACCGGCGAAGCCATCAAGATCCCGGCAACCAAGACCGTGAAGTTCACGGCTGGCAAGGGTTTCAAGGACGCCGTGAACAAGAAGAAGTAAGCGTCTTCTGCGGGGCTCTACGGAGCCGGGAGACTTGCAAGGGACCCTTTAAGGGTCCCTTTTCTTTTGACTGCTTTTTTGCCTGAGCGCAAAGATCAGGCGATCGGCCAGAGCGCCACCAGATAGCCGACCGACCCCACGCGCGCAACCAGCGTGTCGTTGCCCGACGGCGCATCCAGCCACGCCGCTGCACCCCGCGGCACATCCGCGCCGTTGAGCAACAGCGCGCCATGCACGCAGTACGCCAACCACTGTATGCCAGAATGCGTGATCGGCAGCGACCGACGCTCACCGGCAGCCAGCGCGATCGACTCCGCGTGATGCGCCCAGGTGTCGCGGCGCGTCATCACGTTGAAGTCCGACAGCGGCGCATCGAGCGTGGCGTGAATGTCCACCTCTCCGGGGAAGCGCACGGGTGCCTCGCCCGGCGCGAGCGACACAACGTTGCCGTCCGCACGATGCATCGTCAGCCGCCCACCGGCGATCACCGCCAGCGAGCGATCGATACCAGCAAAACGCGAGAACGGCCCCGCAGCGTCGACCTGCGCTGTGCTGATGCGCCAGTCGAAGGTGTCGAGCGTGGCGCCTTCGGGTGCGATGGCGATTTCGGTGGTGACGCCGCCGCCGTTCTTCCACGGCATGCGGCGCATTGCGTCTGCAGGAATCAGCTTCATTGGCGGCGCAGCAGGTGATATGCCAGGCGTGCGGCCACACGCACGGTGCGGCGGTCCTGGTCGTATTCGGGATTGGTCTCGGCGATGTCCGCCACGCGCACCTTGCCCGTGGCGCACACATGCTGCACGAGCGCCTCAAGCACCGGCAACGTGATGCCGTATGCGGCGGGTGCGGAGACACCGGGCGCGACGGCGGCAGCCAGCACATCCATGTCGATGGTCAGGTAGACGTGATCGACATCGGCCAGCCACGCATCCAGATCGGCCATGCGCGCATCGAGATGGCGCTCCTGCACATCGGTGTCTTCCACGTAGTGCGCGTGCAGCGCATCGGCGCGATCGAACAGCGCGGGCGTGTTGGACAGGCGGCTCACACCCAGGCAGCAATACGTCAGGTCGATACCGTGCGCGGCACAGTCTTCGGCGATCTGGTCGAACGGTGTGCCGGAGTTGCCGGGGCGGCTCGTGCGCAGATCGAAATGCGCATCAAAGTTGACGATGGCCAGACGCCCACGCAGGGCCTGTTTCTGCCAATGCTTGCGCAGGCCCTGGTAGGTGCCGAACGCAACCTCGTGGCCGCCACCCAGCACAACCGGACGCGCGCCGGCATCGAGCAGGTCGAAGACGGCATCACCGAGTGCGGTTTGGGCTCTTTCCAGATCGCCATCATCGCAAGTGACATCCCCCGCGTCGGCGAGCACCGCAAGACCGTGCGCAGGCACGTTGGCCAACGCACGACGAATCTCACGCGGAGCCTGCGCAGCACCTGCACGACCGTGGTTGCGCAGCACGCCGGCATCGCACGCAAAGCCAAGCACGGCCGGCGCACCGGAAAGCGCGGTGACATAGGCAGACCGCACAACCTGGAACAGTCGCGTGACATCGCCACGCTCGCCTGTGTCATCACGGCCCTGCCAGATGGAAGCATCGAATGTCATCACCTCGTGCATGGTCATGAACGCGTGAGCACCGCTTGCAGGAACGAACGCGTACGCGCCTCCTTGGGTTCTCCAAAGATGACCGACGGTGGCCCGGCTTCGACGATGCCGCCGCCGTCCATCACGACCACCACGTCGGCCACTTCGCGTGCGAAGCCCATCTCGTGCGTGACGACCAGCATCGTCATGCCTTCCTTGGCGAGCAGCTTCATCACCTGCAGCACCTCGCCGACGAGTTCCGGGTCGAGTGCAGACGTCGGCTCGTCGAACAGCATGACCTTCGGCTGCATCGCCAGCGCGCGGGCAATCGCCACGCGCTGCTTCTGGCCGCCGGAGAGGCTCGCGGGCATCGCATCGGCCTTGTGTGCCAAGCCCACTTTCTGCAGCAGTTCGCGCGCTTCGGTTTCCGCCTCGTGCTTCGACTTGTTGCGCAGCATGCGCGGGCCGATGGTGACGTTGTGCAGTACCGACAGATGCGGGAACAGGTTGAACGACTGGAACACCATGCCGACCTGCTGGCGCAGGTGGTTGAGGTCGCTCTCGGGCAGCATCGTGCCGTTGTCGATCAGCCGCTTGCCGCAGATGTCGATGGTGCCGCCTTCCGGCACTTCCAACCCGTTGCAGCAACGCAGGAAGGTGCTCTTGCCCGAGCCGCTGGGGCCGATCACCACCACCACCTGCGAGGCATCGACCTCGAAGTCGATGCCCTTGAGCACCGTGTGATCACCATACGATTTGGTGAGACCGCGGATCTGGATCATGGGTACATCCAGCGCGGATTTCAAAGTTTGCGGGTTCGCCGCATTGGTCACACTGGCCATGTTCATTGCACCATGCCTCCCGCACGGATGTTGCGTTCAAGGCGATGCAGCAGGTAGCTCGCCGCACTGGTCAGCACCAGATACACCAGTGCAATCGCCAGGTACACCTCCAGCGAGCGGTACGACACGCTGATGATCTTCTGCCCTTCGTGCATCAGGTCGTGAATGGTCAGCAGCGACACCAGCGCCGAGTTCTTGATCAGCGCGATGAACTCGTTGCCCAGCGGCGGGATCATCCGCACCACGGCCTGCGGCAGGATGATCGCGCGCATCGACTGCGCCGACGACATGCCGATCGAGCGCGCCGCCTCCATCTGCCCACGATCCACCGATTGGATCGCACCGCGCACGATCTCCGACACATAGGCGCCGGAATACACACCCAGCCCCAGCACGCCGCACACGAAGGCCGGCAGCAGGATGTCGAACTGCGGCAACCCGAAGAACAGCAGGAAGAGCTGCACCAGCAGCGGCGTGCCACGGATGAACGTCACGTACACCGTGCAGATACCGTAGATGAAGCGTCGGCGCGGGTTCAGCCGCCCGATGCCCACCAGCAGGCCCAGCACGCAGCCGAGCATCAGCGCAACAGCCGTCACCTCCACGGTGACAAGCGCCCCGTGGAGAATGTCCGTCCATCCCGCCCAGACAGGAGAAAAATCCAGTTCCATCAGCGTGTCCAGTCGTCGTTACTTGGCAGCAGCGCCAAACCACTTCTTGACGATCTGGTCGTACGTACCGTCGGCCTTGATCTTCTCGAGCGCGGCGTTCAGCGCCTTGGTCAGCTCAGGCTGGTCACGGCGCACGGCGATGCCGTATTCCTCGGTCGTCAGTGCCGGCTCGACCAGACGCAGGCCCGGACGCGCCTTGACGTAGTACGCCGCAGCGGGGCGGCCCGTGACGGCTGCATCGGCACGGCCGATCTCAACGAGGTTGAACATCTGCTCGTTCTTTTCGACTTCCACGCGCTCGACCTTCGGATAGTTCTCGCGCAGGTAGTTGACCGACTTGGTGCCCACCTGCACGCTCACCTTCTTGCCGTTCAGGTCCGCCGGCGTCTTGACAGCCGTGTTGCCCTGCTTGACCAGCGCAACCAGGCCGCCGTGGTAGTACGGCACCGTGAAGTCCACCACCTTCTTGCGCTCCTCGGTGATGTAGATGCCCGAGATGGCCACGTCGAAGCGGCGCGAAATCAGGCCCGGTACGAGGCCCTTGAAGTCGATGTCGGTCCACTCGACCGGGCGGCCCATCGTGCGGGCCAGCGCTTCGATCAGATCCACATCAAAGCCGGTGCGCTTGCCGCCCTCGACAAACTCCATCGGCGCGAAGGTGGCATCGGTGGCCACGCGCAGCGGCTCGCCTGCAGCGTGCGCGGCAGTAGCGAAGGACGCCGCAGCGGACAACGCCACGGCACAGGCCAGCATAAAACGACGGCGATTCCCCATGAGTGGTCTCCTAATGTGCATGTGGGGTGGAAAAAACAATTCGAGCAAAACGCGTGATTCGTAAATTCAGATGTCCTGCAGCCGTGCCGAAATGGACGCAGCAGCAGCCACGGTCATGTCGATCAGGCGTTGCTCCTTGCCGCGCACGCGCGTGGCAGGCGCCATCAACGTAATGGAGCCGAGCGCGTGGCCGGGCATCCGGAACACCGGCGCACTCACGCCCCAGACGCC
Proteins encoded in this window:
- a CDS encoding glycine betaine ABC transporter substrate-binding protein — encoded protein: MDTRRLTCSPLLQRCLVWLMLGWLTCSAPAAMAADAPLRIGSKRFTESYVLGEILTQTAAQRGPAEHVPGLGNTAIVFAALQNGSIDAYPDYLGTIAAEILHLPQAQAANPDQAALLADVNRALAPMGLAAGVPLGFEDTYALAMREADAEREHIRTLADLATHPALRLGLSHEFLGRADGWPAVATRYALPQRPTGLDHGVAYDALRARQVDVIDIYSTDAKIRREHLRVLDDTAHVFPRYDAVLLYRADVAQKHAAQWQAITALTGRIQRDDMVAMNAAVELESQSFAQVARQFLAGQHNAPAATPARAFFAQLTDSLGRLTQRHLMLVGISTGVAVLLGVPLGLAAARRRIKQPILAVVGVLQTIPSLALLAMLIPIVGSIGVVPALIALALYALLPIVRNTIVGLEQVPDGLRDAALALGFTPAQRTRVVDLPLALPVILAGIKTAAVISVGTATIAAFIGAGGYGERIATGLALNDSATLLAGAIPAAVLALLVQGVFEVIEWQLRQRGSNTPNR
- a CDS encoding HutD/Ves family protein; its protein translation is MKLIPADAMRRMPWKNGGGVTTEIAIAPEGATLDTFDWRISTAQVDAAGPFSRFAGIDRSLAVIAGGRLTMHRADGNVVSLAPGEAPVRFPGEVDIHATLDAPLSDFNVMTRRDTWAHHAESIALAAGERRSLPITHSGIQWLAYCVHGALLLNGADVPRGAAAWLDAPSGNDTLVARVGSVGYLVALWPIA
- a CDS encoding TSUP family transporter — protein: MSTLSLSTALLVAAAGVYAGAQNAIAGGGSFITFPALLLAGLNPLAANMTSTIALFPSQITTSVAGRKLAGGVDAGAHHLSLKQLIVISLIGGVLGALLLLATPPSFFAKLVPYLVLFATSVFAWGSFRRKPLHAASGLSSTTLATIQFAIAIYGGYFGGGIGFLMLAALTVAGQQVRMAAATKNVLAMTMNASAVAVFAFSPQVNWAAVLALGIGGIAGGFAGAWLLHRLPEKVLRGFVVVVGVVLTVWLFVRA
- a CDS encoding glutamine ABC transporter substrate-binding protein; its protein translation is MGNRRRFMLACAVALSAAASFATAAHAAGEPLRVATDATFAPMEFVEGGKRTGFDVDLIEALARTMGRPVEWTDIDFKGLVPGLISRRFDVAISGIYITEERKKVVDFTVPYYHGGLVALVKQGNTAVKTPADLNGKKVSVQVGTKSVNYLRENYPKVERVEVEKNEQMFNLVEIGRADAAVTGRPAAAYYVKARPGLRLVEPALTTEEYGIAVRRDQPELTKALNAALEKIKADGTYDQIVKKWFGAAAK
- a CDS encoding amino acid ABC transporter permease; this translates as MELDFSPVWAGWTDILHGALVTVEVTAVALMLGCVLGLLVGIGRLNPRRRFIYGICTVYVTFIRGTPLLVQLFLLFFGLPQFDILLPAFVCGVLGLGVYSGAYVSEIVRGAIQSVDRGQMEAARSIGMSSAQSMRAIILPQAVVRMIPPLGNEFIALIKNSALVSLLTIHDLMHEGQKIISVSYRSLEVYLAIALVYLVLTSAASYLLHRLERNIRAGGMVQ
- a CDS encoding HU family DNA-binding protein, which produces MTTKSELVAAIAKDAELSNAAAERALNSALENIKKTVAKGGTITLVGFGSFSSGKRAARTGRNPRTGEAIKIPATKTVKFTAGKGFKDAVNKKK
- a CDS encoding amino acid ABC transporter ATP-binding protein; the encoded protein is MIQIRGLTKSYGDHTVLKGIDFEVDASQVVVVIGPSGSGKSTFLRCCNGLEVPEGGTIDICGKRLIDNGTMLPESDLNHLRQQVGMVFQSFNLFPHLSVLHNVTIGPRMLRNKSKHEAETEARELLQKVGLAHKADAMPASLSGGQKQRVAIARALAMQPKVMLFDEPTSALDPELVGEVLQVMKLLAKEGMTMLVVTHEMGFAREVADVVVVMDGGGIVEAGPPSVIFGEPKEARTRSFLQAVLTRS
- a CDS encoding MFS transporter, which encodes MQATEATIAPTQGDRAPAPAISAATRRKAIIAATIGNGLEWFDFTVYSFFAVIIAKLFFPTGNDFTSFMLTVATFGVGFFMRPVGAVVLGVYADRVGRKAALTLTIMLMAIGTAIIGLAPTYSQIGIGAPILIVIARLIQGFSAGGEVGGATAFLIEYSPDERRGYFASWQQASQGISFILGAAMGAIVTNGLSPEQIDAWGWRIPFLFGLLIGPVGMYIRSHLHEPPAFEAQKAKAAKESRLAPLSQVLRDHPREVLGGLGVTILWTVCTYTLVFYMPTYAKQQLGLPLGATFQSTALCGAIIFVLCPIMGTLSDRIGRKRMLGTVALVIAAAAYPLFHWLNVNPTVQTLLQVQVILGVLLAAFTGPAPAVLAEQFPTAVRSTGLSISYNLAVTIFGGFAPLIVTWLIASTGSKLAPSYYVMVAAIISVFALSLMHDRTGKPIEK
- the hutG gene encoding formimidoylglutamase, whose protein sequence is MTMHEVMTFDASIWQGRDDTGERGDVTRLFQVVRSAYVTALSGAPAVLGFACDAGVLRNHGRAGAAQAPREIRRALANVPAHGLAVLADAGDVTCDDGDLERAQTALGDAVFDLLDAGARPVVLGGGHEVAFGTYQGLRKHWQKQALRGRLAIVNFDAHFDLRTSRPGNSGTPFDQIAEDCAAHGIDLTYCCLGVSRLSNTPALFDRADALHAHYVEDTDVQERHLDARMADLDAWLADVDHVYLTIDMDVLAAAVAPGVSAPAAYGITLPVLEALVQHVCATGKVRVADIAETNPEYDQDRRTVRVAARLAYHLLRRQ
- a CDS encoding oxidoreductase, giving the protein MSSSQTPVAQGFAGDGDAAEQPRGPAVLVAGANGLVGSAVVRRLVAQTWVGSVTALVRRQGALTAGQAMPGRLRERVVDFDRLDAPEAHTALAADIVICALGTTIRQAGSQAAFRRVDVEYPAELARRAFAAGAHHFLLVSALGADARSGVFYNRCKGEVEADILSIGFPSVTIVRPSLLLGKRSEFRFGERVAQNLSHAIGWMVPIAWRPVPAESVAAALVSAARVDAPGVRVLENAALLAAKDERPVG
- a CDS encoding GntP family permease, producing MSVIIVLAALAFLMFAAYRGYSVILFAPLAALGAVLLTDPSAVAPVFSGIFMEKMVGFVKLYFPVFLLGAVFGKVIELSGFSRAIVASVIRVVGAKRAMLSIVLVCALLTYGGVSLFVVVFAVYPFAAEMFRQGNIPKRLIPGTIALGAFSFTMDSLPGTPQIQNIIPTTFFHTTSWAAPWLGTIGALFIIVVGMSYLEWRRRVALRNGHGYDHGLTKLVNEPETAETGTLANPLIALSPLVLVGVMNLLFTRWIPTWYGKVVTVALPGLPKPLTVEADKLTAIWAVEAALLIGIIVVLVFGFRAVKGRFAEGSKAAVSGALLAAMNTASEYGFGGVIAALPGFLVLADGLRAIPNPLVNEAVTVSTLAGITGSASGGMSIALAAMADQFVQAAQATGIPMEVLHRVASMASGGMDTLPHNGAVITLLAVTGLTHREAYRDVFCVTIIKTLAVFFVIAVFYATGIV